A window of Arcobacter acticola genomic DNA:
GACTCTTTTGTTGTTTGAATTGTTTTACTAGGTCTATCATCATCATATTCGATTACTGTATCTTTAGAAATTTTAATAATGCCTGGTGAGAATTTGATTGCAAGTATTCTAAATATGAAAAAGACAAAAATTACAAATAATAAAAAAGATATATCAAAATAGTCTCTATTCTTATTTGTTGTTAGAATAATAACATCTCTAATTAAAAAAATGATAAAAATATCAATTACATATCTTAGTCGTAAAGTTTCTCTTTTAATAAAATCTGAAATCATTTTTACAACTTCCATAATAACAATAAATTCTAACATCAGGATAATTGCTTTATAGAAATCTATACCTGCAACAAGAATTCCCATAAAAATTATTGTTGCAGCTAGTACCTCGAAGTTTGTGCTAAAGTAGTTTTTTATTTTATTTATAGCTTTTTTCATTCCTAAAGTATATCATAAAAATTATGATTGTACTATATCTCCTCCAACTTGAGCAAACTGTAATAGATTAGCTATAGATACAGCTCTATCAGCTATTTTCTCCAGTCTTCTTAAAGCACTTAATATGTCAAAATATTCTTTTGATAAGTCTAAATTTTTAGAGATTAGTTTTAAAATATTTTTTTCAACCATTAGATATAAATCATCTGTTTTACTCTCTTCAACTATAACTCTATGATATTTTTCTTCAATATGTTTAGAGTTTGTTTCATCAATAATTGATATTGATGTTTGTAATGACAATAATGCAGATTTTAATAAAGGAATTGCATATTCTAAAATTGTACTCGTATTTAAATCTTCACTAAATGATTTTTTAAATTGTTTTGCAAAATCTTTTGCATTTGAACCTGTTCTTACTAATTCATTTGTAATCTTTAAAAATGAAACCAACTGTCTTAAATCTGTTGCTTCTGGTGAATATAAAGCTAAAGTTGTTACAATTAAATTATCAATTTCATTTGATTTGATTTGTAACTTTTTTTCAGTAATTTCAATATTTTTTAAATCGTTGATATTATTATCTTTTAATGCTTTTAGGCATAATTCTAATGATTCAACAACTTCTGTTCCTACTTTTAGGATTTCATCTTTTATATTTTGTAATTTTTGCTCATAAGGCTTTAACATTATCCAAATCTCCCTGTAATATAATCTTCTGTTTTTTTATTATGTGGATTAACAAAAATAGTTTCTGTTTCATCATACTCAATCAATTTACCTAAGTGAAAAAAGGCTGTATAATCTGCAACTCTTGCTGCTTGTTGCATATTATGAGTAACTGTAATAATGGTATAATCATTTTTTAATTCAAGCATTAAAGCTTCAATTTTTTCAGTACTAATAGGGTCAAGTGCAGATGTAGGCTCATCCATTAATATAACTTGTGGTTTAATTGCAATAGTTCTTGCAATACAAAGTCTTTGTTGTTGACCTCCTGAAAGTGATGTTCCTGGTTGATTTAATTTATCTTTTACTTCATTCCAAAGTCCCGATTTAATAAGAGATGTTTCTACTAATTCATCACACTCTTTACCTTTTTTTACAATTCCATGTTTTAATGGAGCATAAGCCACATTGTCATAGATTGATTTAGGAAAAGGGTTAGGTTGTTGAAAAACCATTCCTATTCTTTTTCTAACACTTACTTCATCAACATCTTTATCATAGATGTTTTTATTATCAATTACAATTGAACCATCAATCTTAACGATTGGGATTAAGTCATTCATTCTATTTATACATCTTAAAAACGTAGATTTTCCACATCCTGAAGGACCTATTAATGCTGTTATTTTATTTTCATATAAACTAGCCGTAATATCAAACAAAGCTTGATTTGTTCCATAAAATAAATTTAAGTTTTTTACGTCTATTTTAATTTTGTTATCATTTATTATCATTTTAATTTTTCCTTCTTACCATTTAACTTCGAATTTTTTTCTTAAATAAATTGCTATTGCATTTAATGAAATTAGTATTGTTAATAATACCATAATACCAGCTGCTGTTTTTTCTATATAAGTACCCTCTGGCATCCCAGCCCATGTAAATAACTGTGCGGGCATAACAGTTGCTGCTTGTGTTACCATTGTTGGAGCATCTGGAATAAATGCAATCATTCCTATAATAATCAATGGAGCTGTTTCTCCCATCGCCTGTGCTAAACCAATAATAGAACCTGTTAATACACCTGGAAATGCTAAAGGTAAAACATGGTCACGTGTCACTTGAATTTTATTTAATCCTAATCCATATCCAGCTTGTCTTATACTATCTGGAACGGCTCTTAAAGCTGCTCGTGAACTAACTATTATAATAGGTAGTGTCATAAGTGCAAGTGTTAAACCTCCAACTAAAGGTGAGCTTCTTGGCATTCCAAAAAGATTAATGAAAATAGCAAGTCCTAAAAGACCAAATAAAATAGAAGGTATTGCTGCAAGATTATTGATGTTTATTTCAATAAATCTTGTAAATTTATTATCACCTGCAAACTCTTCTAAATAAATTGCTGTCATTACTCCAATTGGAAAGGCAACAATCATAGTGATAATCAAAGTTAAAACTGAACCTATCATTGCAGAATATAAACCTGCATATTCAGGAATTTTTGAATCTCCATTTGTAAAGAAAACTGTATTAAATCTTTTTTCAATCAAACCTTGAGCATATAGTTCATCAACTAAAGCAATATTTTTACTTTTTAGTTTATTATAATGACCTTTAAGATATTGATCAACTTGATCGTCTGCTAGAACCCAAGTTTCTTTTGTAGTATTCATTAATTCTGGATTTTGTTTTACAAAATTTGGTACATCTCTTAACCAAGCTCTTGAAACAACGTTTCTATATTTACTTTCAACAGCATATCTACTATCTGCTAGTGTGCTTTCATTATAAGTTACATCAACTTTTATATAAGCTACATTAAAAGCAGGAAGACCTTTTCCAACTATATCAAATAAAAAGAAAGCTAAAAATGCAATAGAAAAGATTAATGAAGTTAATGTAAACTTTTTAAATCTATTTGCACTAGCATGTCTTGCTTTTAATGCTGGGTCATAAAATGGATTATCTTGTTTATTTTTCTTTTTTCTTTTAATCATAATGTGTTCACTTTATATTTTTCTTTAAATTTTCTAATAAGAGATAATGAAATCATATTTAGAATTAATGTAACGATGAATAGGATAAGTCCTAAAGCAAATGCAGAAAGAGTTTCAGGTGAATTAAACTCAAAATCTCCAACCAATGAATTAACAATAGTAACTGTTACAGTTGTCATATCTTCAAGTGGATTCCAAGAAAGATTTGGTCTTAAACCTGCTGCCATAACAACAATCATTGTTTCACCCAATGCTTTTGACAGACCAAGAAGTGAAGCTGAAATAATTCCTGGCATTGCAGATGGTAAAACAATGTTTCTAATAGTTTCACCATGTGTCATCCCAAGTCCAAAAGCTGCTTTTCTTTGACTATCTGGAACTGCTCTTATAACATCATCTGAAAGTGATGAAATAACAGGAATAATCATAATTCCCATTACAATTCCAGATGCAAGCGCTGAGTTAAATGTAGCTTCAAGCCCTACAGATTCAGCAATTTTTACAACTAATGGTGCAACAGTAATTGCGGCAAAGAAACCATAAACAACTGTTGGAATACCTGCTAATACTTCTAGCATTGGCTTTAAATAATCTCTTACTTTTGGACTTGCATATTCACTCATATAAATAGCACTTCCTAATCCAATAGGAATCGCAACTGCTAATGCAATAATTGTAATTACAAAAGTACCTGCGAAAATTGGAAGTGCACCAAATTGGCTTCCTATAACACCTGGAGACCATACGGTTCCTGTTATAAAATACCAAAAACTTCTAAGTTTAAAGAACTCAATTGCCTCAAATAATATTGAAAATAAAATTCCAAATGTAGTTAAAATTGAAATAGCAGCAGCACCAATTAAAGCAAATTTAATTAGTTTTTCATTAAGTTCTCTCTGTTTTTTTCTAGATTCAAAAGTGCTCAATACCTTTGCCTTTGTATTAAATTTAATGAAAGTCTAGAAGAACTTGATTACAGTATGGTTACATGGAAATTAAAGTATGCTAGAAATAGGTTCTCTTGAACCTTTAGAAGCTTTTTTTAGTATGTTAAGAGTATTGTCAAAATTGGAGATATTTGACTTAGAATTTATCTCAATAATTGCAGCTGATACAGATAATAAGTCAAACCTTCTTTCCATATTAAATCTATCTTTAGATAATATAAAGCCATTTTCTTTATCTGTTTTTTTGTAGATATTTTCAGCTGTTGATTTAAACTCTTTTTGAACTTCTTGAGTTAGATTTAAAATATCTTGATATTTATGATCTTTTAATCCAACAAAAAAGTCATCTCCCCCAATATGAGCAATAAAAGCATCTTTAGGGTATCTTTTTTGTAATAGTTCTGAGAAAATTAAAATAGCACGATCTCCTTGTCTAAATCCATAAATATCATTAAAAGGTTTAAAATCATTAAAATCAAAATATATAATATGAGTAATATTCTTTTGATTTTTCTTTAGAGTTTTCTCTATATATTTCTCAATTTGATTATTACCTGGTAACTTTGTAAGAGGATTTTGATTAGTAGCAATTTCAATATTTCTCTTATAAGATAAGGTAAGTAGTGAATTTAAATTTATAAATCCTTTGTATTTACCTGATTGTGTGATAAATATACCTAAAGAATCTTTTGATTTGAGATTATACATTTCTAGAATTTTGTCAATACCCCACGATATTTCAACACTAAGTGCTGGTTTGATATATTTAATCAAAGATGAAGAGTATGTCATATTTTGTGCAAGTGATAATCCATATTGTGAATATGAAATTTTCTTTATATCACTTTCATAGATTATTCCTAAAAAGTTTTCAAAGTCATCTACAATTGGAACAAAATTATTCTTTGTATCTTCTTTGAAGTGAACAAATAAATTATATAAAGAAGTATTAATATCAAGAGCAATAATAGATTCAATAAATTCACTGTCTATTGAGGCATTTCCATTTGCTCTTTTATCATCATTTATAAGACTTACTATATTTGGATATATGTTTTTAATTTCATTAATATCTAAAGTAGGATATTGTACTAAATATCCTTGAATAAAATCAGCTCCAATATCTTTGCAAGTATAAAATTCTTTTGCAGTTTCAATACCTTCTGCGATTACTTGCATTCCCATTATATGGGCCATTTCAATTATTGATGAACAAAATAGTTTTTTCTTTGAATCCTGATCAATATTTGTAATAAAGAATCTATCTAGTTTTATTACATGTGCTTCACTAAAATATAAAAGTTTAAGTCCAGATACACCAATACCAAAATCATCAATAGCTATTGAATATCCACTTTCTTTATATTTTTGAATCATAGATGAAAGGGCATTTTGCTCTATTGCTGTACCTTTTTCACTTAGTTCAAAACAGATTCTATTTTTATCTAATTTATATTTGTCTAAAATCTTTGCTGTATTACCTTGAGTATATTTTTTATTGTAAATTATTCTATTGTCTAAATTATAAAATATTTTCAGATTTTCGATTTCAATATTTGAAAATTTACTAATTGCTTTTTCTCTTAGTTGTAAGTCTAATTCATATAAGAAATCATCATTAAATGCTTTATCGAATAAATCATCAATACAATTTAATCCATCTATATTTTGAACACCTCTAACTAAAGCTTCAACAGCGTAAATCTTCCCTGTATGAGAATAAATAATAGGTTGAAAGGCATAGTCTAGTTTTGCAATTATTTCATTCCACTTTTGCATATATACCTTAATAATTTTATTATTAAGCCCTTATCTCTTCGTTCGCGTAAACAGATAAAAACTTAATAATAAAATTTGTTGTTGAATTTTTTTAATAAAGAAGAGAGTTTCTCTCCTTTATTTTTAGTGTTTTAAAGCTTCTAAAGTTAATTTCTCATTATTCATAACTTTTGTTCTAGCAGCACTTCTAACATCATCAGGTAAAACAATAAGACCTAATTCTTTTAAAATTCCATCTTTTCCAATCATTTTCTCAGACATAAATAAGTTTGTATAATCATTTAAAGGTTTAACATCTTTTGCATGTGAATTTTTGATATAGAAAAACATAGATCTTGCAATTGGGTATTTACCAGAAGAGATAGTTTCAGCTGTAGGCATTGTATTATCAATACTTAATCCAACAACTTTATCTTTATTCTCTTCTAAGAATGAGTAACCAAAAATACCGATAGCAGCTTCATTTTTTGTTAATTTTTGAACGATTAAGTTGTCATTTTCTCCAGATTCAACATAAACACCATCAGTTCTAATTACAGAATAAGCTTTATATTTTTTGTTAGCTTTTTCATCAGCTTTATAAAGGTTTGTATAAACATCCATTTTTTCAAAAACATGTT
This region includes:
- a CDS encoding phosphate-starvation-inducible PsiE family protein; this translates as MKKAINKIKNYFSTNFEVLAATIIFMGILVAGIDFYKAIILMLEFIVIMEVVKMISDFIKRETLRLRYVIDIFIIFLIRDVIILTTNKNRDYFDISFLLFVIFVFFIFRILAIKFSPGIIKISKDTVIEYDDDRPSKTIQTTKESNSNE
- a CDS encoding phosphate signaling complex PhoU family protein — translated: MLKPYEQKLQNIKDEILKVGTEVVESLELCLKALKDNNINDLKNIEITEKKLQIKSNEIDNLIVTTLALYSPEATDLRQLVSFLKITNELVRTGSNAKDFAKQFKKSFSEDLNTSTILEYAIPLLKSALLSLQTSISIIDETNSKHIEEKYHRVIVEESKTDDLYLMVEKNILKLISKNLDLSKEYFDILSALRRLEKIADRAVSIANLLQFAQVGGDIVQS
- the pstB gene encoding phosphate ABC transporter ATP-binding protein PstB translates to MIINDNKIKIDVKNLNLFYGTNQALFDITASLYENKITALIGPSGCGKSTFLRCINRMNDLIPIVKIDGSIVIDNKNIYDKDVDEVSVRKRIGMVFQQPNPFPKSIYDNVAYAPLKHGIVKKGKECDELVETSLIKSGLWNEVKDKLNQPGTSLSGGQQQRLCIARTIAIKPQVILMDEPTSALDPISTEKIEALMLELKNDYTIITVTHNMQQAARVADYTAFFHLGKLIEYDETETIFVNPHNKKTEDYITGRFG
- the pstA gene encoding phosphate ABC transporter permease PstA produces the protein MIKRKKKNKQDNPFYDPALKARHASANRFKKFTLTSLIFSIAFLAFFLFDIVGKGLPAFNVAYIKVDVTYNESTLADSRYAVESKYRNVVSRAWLRDVPNFVKQNPELMNTTKETWVLADDQVDQYLKGHYNKLKSKNIALVDELYAQGLIEKRFNTVFFTNGDSKIPEYAGLYSAMIGSVLTLIITMIVAFPIGVMTAIYLEEFAGDNKFTRFIEININNLAAIPSILFGLLGLAIFINLFGMPRSSPLVGGLTLALMTLPIIIVSSRAALRAVPDSIRQAGYGLGLNKIQVTRDHVLPLAFPGVLTGSIIGLAQAMGETAPLIIIGMIAFIPDAPTMVTQAATVMPAQLFTWAGMPEGTYIEKTAAGIMVLLTILISLNAIAIYLRKKFEVKW
- the pstC gene encoding phosphate ABC transporter permease subunit PstC, whose amino-acid sequence is MSTFESRKKQRELNEKLIKFALIGAAAISILTTFGILFSILFEAIEFFKLRSFWYFITGTVWSPGVIGSQFGALPIFAGTFVITIIALAVAIPIGLGSAIYMSEYASPKVRDYLKPMLEVLAGIPTVVYGFFAAITVAPLVVKIAESVGLEATFNSALASGIVMGIMIIPVISSLSDDVIRAVPDSQRKAAFGLGMTHGETIRNIVLPSAMPGIISASLLGLSKALGETMIVVMAAGLRPNLSWNPLEDMTTVTVTIVNSLVGDFEFNSPETLSAFALGLILFIVTLILNMISLSLIRKFKEKYKVNTL
- a CDS encoding GGDEF domain-containing protein; this encodes MQKWNEIIAKLDYAFQPIIYSHTGKIYAVEALVRGVQNIDGLNCIDDLFDKAFNDDFLYELDLQLREKAISKFSNIEIENLKIFYNLDNRIIYNKKYTQGNTAKILDKYKLDKNRICFELSEKGTAIEQNALSSMIQKYKESGYSIAIDDFGIGVSGLKLLYFSEAHVIKLDRFFITNIDQDSKKKLFCSSIIEMAHIMGMQVIAEGIETAKEFYTCKDIGADFIQGYLVQYPTLDINEIKNIYPNIVSLINDDKRANGNASIDSEFIESIIALDINTSLYNLFVHFKEDTKNNFVPIVDDFENFLGIIYESDIKKISYSQYGLSLAQNMTYSSSLIKYIKPALSVEISWGIDKILEMYNLKSKDSLGIFITQSGKYKGFINLNSLLTLSYKRNIEIATNQNPLTKLPGNNQIEKYIEKTLKKNQKNITHIIYFDFNDFKPFNDIYGFRQGDRAILIFSELLQKRYPKDAFIAHIGGDDFFVGLKDHKYQDILNLTQEVQKEFKSTAENIYKKTDKENGFILSKDRFNMERRFDLLSVSAAIIEINSKSNISNFDNTLNILKKASKGSREPISSIL